A genomic segment from Melanotaenia boesemani isolate fMelBoe1 chromosome 9, fMelBoe1.pri, whole genome shotgun sequence encodes:
- the LOC121646109 gene encoding uncharacterized protein LOC121646109, giving the protein MASSFSTPSEPSDEDDVSQSSQRLSRGRSGGRSRGRARGFRVRGRGRGRGTRAVASRAEHSDRVEQYRRDHLAATQRLLDDMTAEDLRRLASQLVVRQPGLIFDLLLQQSNSSVSEAAGVPGMPWCTCGLCREMPTDRERICCGQTPANCISKLPHFTQYCLDEGYLRIHRHYREDVTALGHATEPGDNRQYRCAAYRHFI; this is encoded by the exons ATGGCATCCAGTTTTTCAACTCCAAGTGAACCA agtgACGAGGACGATGTGTCACAAAGTTCGCAGCGTTTGAGCCGAGGCAGGTCCGGTGGACGGTCGAGAGGACGAGCAAGAGGGTTCAGGGTACGAGGCAGAGGCCGAGGCCGAGGAACACGAGCTGTAGCTTCCAGAGCTGAGCACTCGGATAGAGTTGAACAGTATCGCCGTGACCATTTGGCTGCCACACAG AGACTTCTTGATGACATGACTGCTGAGGACCTAAGAAGGCTTGCATCACAGCTCGTCGTAAGGCAACCAGGCCTGATTTTTGATCTTCTATTGCAACAGAGCAATTCAAGCGTCTCAGAGGCAGCTGGAGTCCCAGGAATGCCCTGGTGTACTTGTGGGTTATGCAGGGAGATGCCAACCGACAGGGAGAGGATCTGCTGTGGTCAGACACCAGCTAATTGCATCAGCAAGCTACCACATTTTACCCAATATTGCCTTGATGAAGGATATCTTAGGATACATAGGCATTATCGAGAAGATGTGACAGCACTTGGCCATGCAACAGAGCCAGGTGATAACAGGCAGTACCGGTGTGCCGCCTATAGGCATTTCATATAA